CTTTTCTCTTTGGTCCCCTCTCTTTTGCATCCCAttcttctctccatccaccACTCACCCGCTTTGTTTGAATAGTACACACAAAACTTTACCCTTTAAACGTGAGATTGGTCTGATTCAGAAACTCGAATCTCTAAAGGTGAGCAGTTGATAAAAGGGTCCATGGGTTTATTAGCACAGTATACACAGGAAAACAGTGTCCATGTGAATATGCTGGATATGTTATCAATCAATATATATACCAAGCATACCATACTAAGCATTGCAATGAAACCTCTTTAACGTTTCAAAGTCTGGAAAGAGGAAACAGCTTTACGACCGCAACTTGGGGAAGTGAAGTAGCACAAGCGCTTCCTATCATACATCAAAATGGATGatgaataatgtatatatatatatatatatatataacgtgTTAATGACCAGTTTGCAGCAGCCTGATAGACATGTTTATGATTTAACTTTAACTTCCCATTGGAGGAAGCTGTTCTACATACAGAACATTTAACCcaagaaaaagcagaaatagCGGCAACTGTGTAAAAGCATATTTTAGTAACTGCGTTTGTGATTTAAGACCAAAATTGCTCTGCTGGGGAGAACTAACGTGAACATTTTCCAGATTTTAGAGTGTGAACACAGATGATGAGTTTCTTTTTGTAGGCAGCGTTAGCGTTATCATCTAATGACCAACAGCGCCTCTCAGAGGTACTGCCTTGCTACTGCACACCTGCAAGAACTGCTGCATCCTGTTGAGAGGCCACTGAAAGCTCAGGaataaatttgaaaataaataataaatactacTGACGCCAATAGAAAGAACAAATCTATCCAGCTGAATAGCTTCAAGTCGATAGTTTGCATGGCTGAGCCGTACTGACAGAAACCTCAGAGCTTCCTGCCTCACGTAAACAAAGATGAATCTGCGGTTGCAGGTTCAATAACACAACACTATAATTTGCCATCAAAACACATTCTATGAATAGTTTACGGCGAGTGATCCTGACTCATGTCTGACCCCTGACTGGGCTCAACCTCCCTGAATATCCCGGCCTGTTGACAGTTATTTGGACCGTCTGATAATGTCATGCAACACTCTTACCGAGGTTAGGGTGAACCAACTGCTCTTTATAACATTAACGAAAGGAAACGGATTTGTTTTTGACTTAAATTGAAATCATATttattaacaaaacattttttgtgcaaaatgcaaattaaacaaaattacAAACACATTACTGTATTCAACAAGAGGGCGTTGTAAAAGGAAGGTAAGAATTTAAcaataggagagagagagagaaagagagagagagagagagaatgaaggaTTATCGAGGAATCCATTAGGTTTACAGTCAATTTTAGTTTTCAGCTTTTTAGATTTAATAAATTTTTTCACTTAACAAAAGCAGCCAAAGAAACACTCTGCGGTGTAGTGTGTACTTCAGGAGAGTGTGCTGTAGTTTGGTATCTGAACGAGCTGGCGTTTGTGGTCCAGGTGATCTCACTGAGTGTATGTGAGTCTGCATACTGTCTCCGTATGTGTGTCACAACCCTGAGCTTTATCTGTGATTTGCCTTCATTGTAGGAGCAGTGTATATAGATATACATCTATGgtccctgtgcatgtgtgtgtgtagccgtgagagtgtgtgtgggtgacgAGTGCCTGTCGACCAACATCTCGGCGTGTTTCAGATACTGGGCGGTCCTTCTCATCACAGACTCCTTGCGCACCGGATCTAGGTCTCCTAAAGGAACAAGAGGTTGAAGATGTTCAGTTGTACCAGGGTGCATAAGGGCACATTTCCTATCAAAGTCGGCTGCTTCCTTAATTTTTTTCCATCTGCTTCCGTTACATTTTCATAAAGCTAATCTGGCAgcggtgggatttgaacccacgcctccgaagagactggagccttaatccagcgccttagaccgctcggccacgCTACCATATAGTCACTGCAAATGACACAGGAGAAATTTTTTTTCCGGCTGTGCCAAGAATAAATCTGGTCAACATAAAAGACAACccctatggaggaccatacatgacataagtaaaaataaataaataaatacagaaataaataaataaataaaataggaaataaataaattaatacagaaataaattaatatgttaataccaaaataaatgtcaaaataaatgtcttcaatatatttgcacatttatttattccctgatacatttccttttcatttgcagtgtccttatgctaatgagaaaggcgggcctatccgcagtctcatgcaggattggtcacaagagtgtaatgatccagccctactacttctacctctcaatgctggtgtccagtagctgtttgcagcgttgagccagttcacacttaaaatgaactagttcaagttcagagggtcagTTAAGGTTATtgtttattgggatgatttaggtgtcagtagtcctgacggtgagcgtcacgtctcgtgttgtactgagcacaaggagcgagccgagaggaggaaggaggaaacagaaactccagctcggtacaaaccacctgccgcctctgctcagatcatgaagccgctgatctctgagtagatgtgaccagagaaactctgtgtttcaactgtttccactgttccacagagtcactaactggctgttacacggtgaagagctcaagtctcagtcactgcccgtgtctctgagcaaGTGTGTGGagcagcgcaggggctgtgagtgtgtgtgtgtgtgtgtgtagctcagttgaccaatcctgctcgagactgaggttaggcccgcctttctcattagcataaggacactgaaatgtggaaataaataaatgtggaattaaataaaagttggaataaaagtggaaataaataaataaatgtggaaataagtttaagacattgatttatttaattctgcatttatttccatatttatttatttatttccacatttattcaaacttttatttttcgatttcagtgtccttatgctaatgaaaaggcgggcctaaccttagtctcgagcaggattggtcaactgagctacacacacacacacagcccctgcgctccgccacacaatcgttcagagacacaggcagtgactgagacttgagccgtgaaacagccagttagtgactctgtggaacagtggaaacagtgaaaacacagagtttctctggtcaaatctgctcagagatcagttgcttcatgatcacagcagaggctgcaggtggtttgtacagagctggagtttctgtttcctccttctcctctcggctcgctccttgtgctcagtacaacacgagacatgacgctcacagtcaggactactgacacctaaatcatcccaataaaaaaataaccttaactaaccctctgaacttgaactagttcattttaagtgtgaactggctcaacgctgcaaacagctactggacaccagcattgagaggcagaagtagtagggctggatacactcctgtgaccaatcctgcatgagactgtggttaggcccgcctttctcattagcataaggacactgcaaatgaaaaggaaatgtatcagggaataaataaatgtgcaaatatatttaagacatttattttgacatttctcttggtaataacatatttatttatttatttctgcatttatttatttatttccttttttatttattcatttatttctgtatttatttatacatttatttatttatttatttttatttaagtcatgtatggtcctccataatgatcaacaggACTAACAGCTCTAAACTTAAAGGCACAACATGAACTCTGCTGATGCATTTTAGTTTGGAGGAAAAATACCAATTTAAACCGGCTGGGTAGCTAGAGAAGGTGCAATCTACCTTTTACGTCTCTTTAGCGTGTACATCTTTTATCAGTATTATGGAAACATTACTATATTATAATGAGCTAAATACTTTAAAACCCCACGACCCCTTCCTTTTTCATAAACCCACGTTTCTCAATCTCTCATTCTCACCCTGAACTCCTGTGATCAATATATCCACGGCCATCCTGTATCCGCATATAGCAGCGCTGaactctccctccttctcctgcttcatGGCAGATGTCAGCTGAGTGGCCGCTTGGTTCAGGTAACCCACGTCGCCGCCTTGTAGACTGGTCGGCGGCAGTGAGAACAATTCTGAGTGGTCCGAGGAGGAACCAGATCCATCTGAGATAGAGAAAAGAGATGGAAGAGAGAagtatttaaacaaacacagtaaATGTTTTCAAGAGTTGCCCAGATTATCTGGATTTCATGATCATTTCATTGTGTTACACAGATGTAATAACATTGTCATTAATGCTTCATGAAGGTGAAGAGTGCAGTAAATTTGAAATACAAAATTGGCAgcggtgggatttgaacccacgcctccagagagactggagccttaatccagcgccttagaccgctcggccacgCTACCCTTGCTACCACCATATGACACTCTGAAATTATTCGAAGGGGAGGGTGGGTTGTTTTCAACTGTGCCAAGAATAAATCTAGTCAATGTAAAAAGTATAAATAGACACCATTGCGAAAGCACAAAGTAAAAATAGATAAACCATTAGAGTGTGGTGTGACTTATTAGCTGAGCAGCAGATAACATTTCTAAGAGAGGGAAACCTCATGCGCAAGTGAAAAGACATAGTTACATCTGGGACAGCTGGGAAAAGGAACTCGAATgatttgtttttggttttgaGTTATGGTTTTAACAAAGCTGGGCTAAAGAGAAACTCAGAAATGAGCTGAAATGAGATGAggttcaatgtttttttctacagtttagggaaaaaggtaaaaaaaaaaaaaggtaaaaattaCTGAATCTTCACAAGACattcactttaaaaacaaagttcAACTGAACATTCTcattcacatttgttttcaccttGTTTATAGCAGGGATCAAAAACGGCCAAGTCGTTGTCAGACAGCGGATCTACTTCCTTTGGGGATGGAACCCGCTCTTCTGCCACCGAGTCGAACAGGGAATCAAATTCTTCTATGGAGTCTTGTGATTTGTGGTTCCTGGCTGGGTCAGGAGATGGGGCTGTTGGTGGAAACATTGACTAAAAGGTCAAaccaagagaagaaaagaaaagacaagaacagACATTGGTTAAGTCCAGTTGATTCTGTGTACCTCTGTTATCCAGCTCTGTATCGctgagctcctcctgctcctcctcctcctcctcctcctctcgctcctctTCTCTCGGGGAGCCTCCCATCTCGCTGTAAGCCTCGGCCGCCACCTCTGGTTCTCCCACTTCTAAACCCAGGTTGGTTCCCAGGtcctggggtaaagtgggagcctccctcccctcctcctcctctgcggGCTCACAGTCGGAGGCCCTCCGTTTGGGGAGGGGGAtgagagggggaggcagaggccCGGCGGAGGACAGAGGGGTTGGATCGAGAGGTCTCATGACCTCGCCGCcctgggaggagggagaggtatGTGAATTGTAGAAAGAGTGGAAAGATAAAGCAAACGGGCACAcgggctcactctgacatctTCCAGACACACAGTCAAGAATGGTTTTCAATAAACTGACTGGGACAGTTGCcttctcacatgcagcccctcaggaaaatgtctgcgtttcagtgcatgtctgactGCAACTTATGATAGAGTCTTACTCTGAAGAAGTCCTTCAGCTGGGGGCTGTTGTAGAGAGCGGGTATCGTGGTCGTGAAAAGGAACATGGCCTCTGCtgcctttcttctctcttc
This sequence is a window from Platichthys flesus chromosome 24, fPlaFle2.1, whole genome shotgun sequence. Protein-coding genes within it:
- the snx15 gene encoding sorting nexin-15, which codes for MSRKAKEEYHRFFSVTEPRPHEKGHTEYKVSARFVSKRHPEDVKEVVVWRRFSELKKLHGELAYTHRNLFRRQEEFPSFPRAQMFGRFEDAVIEERRKAAEAMFLFTTTIPALYNSPQLKDFFRGGEVMRPLDPTPLSSAGPLPPPLIPLPKRRASDCEPAEEEEGREAPTLPQDLGTNLGLEVGEPEVAAEAYSEMGGSPREEEREEEEEEEEQEELSDTELDNRAPSPDPARNHKSQDSIEEFDSLFDSVAEERVPSPKEVDPLSDNDLAVFDPCYKQDGSGSSSDHSELFSLPPTSLQGGDVGYLNQAATQLTSAMKQEKEGEFSAAICGYRMAVDILITGVQGDLDPVRKESVMRRTAQYLKHAEMLVDRHSSPTHTLTATHTHAQGP